GTTTCCGTGGAGGCTTTTAAAATGAGCTCTTCGCTATTAGCGAAAGAAAGGGCGAGTGCCTGGACTTCAAAGTTGTTCTTAAAGCTATCTGCGCCTCTACTCCTATTATTTGTCAGTAATCACGTGTTAGCTGACTCTCGCCCGAACATCGTCTACCTCATGGCAGACGATCAGAACTTCGGTTCAGTCGGTATTTACGGGAACCCTGAAGTGCAGACACCACAGATGGATCAGCTGGGGCGGGATGGTGTGATTTTCGATCGGCATTACAATACGACTGCGATTTGCATGGCGAGCCGCGCGAATGTCATGACTGGCATGTATGAATACAAAACGGGCACCAATTTTGGGCATGGTGATATGACATCCGAGATCTGGTCAAAGTCGTATCCGGTGTTATTGCGGGAGGCTGGTTATCTGACCGCGTTTGCCGGTAAGTTTGGCTTCAAAATCGATGGGCATGGCTATGACGGTAGCGAGTTCTTTGATCTGTGGGGTGGTGCCGACGGGCAGACGAGTTATCGAACTGGAAAAAACAAATCCATGGCGAAGTATGCGAAGGATTATCCGCATTCCACGTTGTCGTATGCTGCATTTAGTAAGGACGTGATCACCGAGGCGGTGAAGCAGGACAAGCCGTTTTGCTTGTCGATTAGCTTCAAAGCGCCGCACAAGCCGGCAACTCCGGATCCGCAATTTGATCACATCTATGCAGGTAAGACGTTTACTAAACCCGCGAACTTCGGCCGTGAGAACGGTGCACACCTCTCGCCGCAAAGTAAGCAGGGGCGGCAGTATCCACGTTTTACGGAGTGGCATTACGATACCGACTACGACGGTGAAATGCGTAAATACTATCAACAGATCTACGCGATCGATGTGGCGCTGGGAATGATTCGTGAGGCCTTGGAAGCGCAGGGCGTTGCCGATAATACGGTGATCATCTATACCAGTGACAATGGCTACATCAACGGTGCGCACGGCTATGGCTCGAAAGTTCTGCCAATGGAGGAGTCCTCGCGTGTGCCGCTGATGATCTATGACCCGCGCAGTGCGACTTCTGGCAAACAGCTCCGCAGCCCGGCTCTGACCGGCAACATCGATTTTGCCCCGACCATTTTGGAACTGGCCGGGCTTTCGATCCCATCGAACATCGACGGTGTTAGTCTGTTGCCGCTGTTGAAGGACCCAAGCGCGGACGTTCGTGAGCAGATGGCACTCATGAACTGTTTCGGTAGCGGCGCGACCTCTGCGCTGACCGTGGTCACTAAAGATCACAAATATACTTATTGGTGGTATGGTGATTCAGAAATGGAGCCGACAGAAGAATTGTTTCATCTGAGCAAAGATCCGCTGGAGATGACGAATCTCGCACACAATCCGGAGGCTCAACCCTTGCTTGAAATCATGCGTAAGAATTACGACGCCCAACTAAAGCATTGGCAGGAGCAAGCGATTGCCGGCAGTAAACACGCGAAGTTCGGTGAGCTGTTCGACCGTAATCTTCCATTAGAAAAGAAGCAGGTCAGGCCAGCTAAGAAAACGAAATAGAAAACGACGACCATTTATCCATTTATGAAAACACTCTCACTTTTCCCTCTCGCTACGCTGGCACTGCTATTTGCCACGAGCCACACGATCAGCCATGCCGCTAGCAACCTCGCTGGATCGCGTCCCAACATCATCATGGTCATCACCGATGACCAAGGCATGGGCGACCTCTCCTGTATGGGCAATACGATCGTGCGCACGCCGAATATCGACAAATTCTACGAAGGCGCCACGCGTTTTACTGATTTCCAAGTCAGCCCGACGTGTGCGCCCACGCGCGCGGCCATCATGAGTGGCCGCTTTCCTTTCAAGGTCGGCGTGACCCACACGATTCTTCAACGCGAGCGGATGGCACCGAAAGTCTTTACCATGCCGCAAGCACTACAGAGCGCTGGCTATGCGACAGGCCTCTTTGGTAAGTGGCACCTTGGTGATGAGCCGGAATACCTACCGCAAAATCGGGGCTTTGACGAAGTGCTGATGCATGGCGCAGGCGGGATCGGTCAGACGGGTCTCGGCGATTTTCCAGCCAATGGTGAAAACGTTTATTTTGATAATGTGCTGCTGCACAATGATACGGTGGTTCAGACGAAAGGCTTTTGCACGGACGTGTTTTTTGATGCAGCAGAGGGCTGGATCAAACAGCAGCGTGCGGCCAATCAACCATATTTCGCCTATATTTCACTGAATGCACCGCATGGGCCGATGTATGCACCGGACCAATACAAACAGCGCTTCTTAGCGGACGGCTATGACGAGGGCACCGCAGCGCGCTATGGTATGATCGAGAATATCGATGATAACTTTGGGCATATGCTATCACTCTTGAAAAAGTGGGACGCGTTGGAGAATACACTGATCATCTTTATGACCGATAATGGGATGTCGATGAAAGCCATGAACCACAATGGCAAGAAGGTGCTTCCGTTTAATGCGGGCATGAGAGGGCGTAAGAATTCGCCCAATGAAGGCGGCACCCACGTGCCGGCATTCTGGCAATGGCAGGGCGTGCTCGGTGCAGGCGTCGATATTGATGGCCTGGTCGCTCATATTGACCTCTATCAGACGTTTGCAGAGCTTGCTGGGGCAGAACTCCCCAATGAGATGCAGGACTTGGATGGCCGTTCCCTCTTACCGCTGCTAGAAGATTCAAAGGCAGACTGGGCCGATCGTGAATTGTTTTTCCACTGCGGTCGCTGGCCGACAGGAAAGCGTGATACATTTCAATATGAAAAATGTGGCATGCGCACGCAGAAGTGGCGTTTCGTGAACAATCAGCAGCTCTACGATATTGAAAACGATCCCTCGGAGACGAAGGATGTCGCTAAACAATATCCAGAAGTGGTCGCTCAAATGCGCCAAGCCTACGACGGTTGGTGGGAGTCGGCTCTACCGCTGATGGTGAACGAAGACCTCCCCAGAGTGGCAAAGGAGGATCAACCGTTCGCGAAGCTCGAGGCACAGGCTAGGGAGGCGGGCATCCCTGAGTGGACGCCGGACGTGCTGTAGGTGCTTCTCCGGAGGGAAATCAATGAAGTCAACGCCGCGCATTGATCAGCTGGCTAGAACTGGTGTAGCGGACTGGTGAAGCCATTTCGACTAGCAGAAGCTGCGCACTACGATAGGCACTGGCCGAAACCGCTTCGCGGATCCGCTACAAAAGAACGCATAATACTGGGCTACGTGGGATGATTTGCCTAGAACTGGTGTAGCGGACTGGTGAAGCCATTTCGACCAGCAGAAGCTGCGACTACGATAGGCACTGGCTGAAACCGCTTCGCGGATCCGCTACAAAAGAATGCATGATACTGGGCTACGTGGGATCAGGTGCCTAGAAATAGTGTAGCGGACTGGCGAAGCCATTTCGACTAGCAGAAGCTGCGCACTACGATAGGCACTGGCCGAAACCGCTTCGCGGATCCGCTACAAAAGAATGCATGATACGGGGCTACGTGGGATCAGGTGCCTAGAAATAGTGTAGCGGACTGGCGAAGCCATTTCGACCAGCAGAAGCTGCGACTACGATAGGCACTGGCCGAAACCGCTTCGCGGATCCGCTACAAAAGAATGCATGATACGGGGCTACGTGGGATGATTTGCCTAGAAATAGTGTAGCGGACTGGCGAAGCTATTTCGACTAGCAGAAGCTGCGCACTACGATAGGCACTGGCCGAAACCGCTTCGCGGATCCGCTACAAAAGAACGCATGATACTGGGATACGTGGGATAATTTGCCTAGAAATAGTTAGCGGACTGGTCTGCCTATCACGTGAACAAGTGATACTTGAGCGGCGGCGGATATGCTATAGTCGCACCGATTATTCGTCTCTGACTCCGCCCCTATATTCATGAACACTCTTAAAATTGCTCTTTCTGCGATCCTATCGATCACCACGTATTCTGCTAGTTTTGCAGATCGACTTCCTGACTTCAGTTGGGACACGGTGCCACGCTATATGCATGTGCGCAAGGCCACGTCGTTTACTCCCCAGGAAGTGGAGTATTTAGCGACCTTTCCGCTGATTACTTTTGAGAAGACCACCGGAGCCAAGGAGTTTGGCGGCACCGAGGTCGGCACCTGGAAAGCGGCAAAGGCGGTCAAAGCGATCAACCCTCGGACGAAGGTTCTCTATTACCGTAATATCTTGGTGCATTACTCGGCCTACGCTGCGGATGCGCAGTTAGCCTCGATTCCAGATGCGTTTCTCAGTGATCAAAAGGGAAACACTAAGTTAGTGCGGGGAAAGGTGCCCGCCTACGACCTATCGAACCCTGCGGTGCAGGATTGGTGGCTGACCCACGCCAAGCAGGCCTGTGGCTCGGAGTATATCGACGGCATTTTCGTGGATGGAAATATTAAGGCGCTGGAGCACGGTTATTTGAAGCGGCAGGTAGGCGATGCCAAGAAAACGGCGGTCGAGCAGGGCTATCATCATATCATGAAGCAATTGCGAGCCATTGCTGGAACAGAGAGCCTTGTCGTGTCTAACATCATCCGAGCGAGATTTACTGACGCAGGGCTCGAATATATGGAGCCTTTCGACGGTTCCTATATCGAAGGCTTCGAGCACGCGGTCGGCGGAATGTCGCGCAAGGAGTATATGGCAAAGGGGATTGCGGCCATTCAGTCTGCTGCACAGTCGGGCAAGATCATTGCCTTTACTATCGGTCAGGGGAGTTATGCTGATACCGATATGGATATGGAAGCCAGCCAAGACTCGACCAAGGAATTCGCTTCACCCAACAATCGATTTACGTATGCCTTGGCGCTCTTTTTGATCTGCGCCGAAAAGCATAGCTACTTCATGTTTTCCGATGGCTACGGCGTCGACAATGGCAGAAGCAAATACTGGATGAAAGATATCCCAGAGTATCAATATCCGCTGGGTGCTCCGACAGGGGAGGCGACTCGAGAGGGTTACGTGTATCAACGCGAGTTCCAGCACGCGAGTGTTACGGTTGATATTGAGCAGGAAACGTCTGAGATTGTTTGGAAGCAATAGAATCAACCTAGTGCCTTATCTCTCGCGTTGTTTCGTCTTTATCTGTTTCTCGAGAGACTTCGAAGAGCTGAAGTATTCTGGAGTTTGGTCGGCATGAACGTCGAACGTGAAACGTCCAATTTTGAATAGAAATTCGCTTTTCATTCCAATGTGCATTGGCCGTTCGATGTTTGTAGCCAAACCATAGGATTTGAGAAGTTTTGAATGTTACAGCCTGCTAGGCGGCCGCACCATTATCCTATAAAAGAGTAGCTAGAAGGTAGTCATCAGGTGTTAGTTGCCAGGCATGAGCCCGTCGAATGTAGCTGCTCGACCGACATGGCCATTGATTGCACATGCACCATCGGGTGGGCACGGCTCCCGCCGTCGCCCGCATCGCTCCACCCTACGGGGCTATGGCGAGCAGGAAAGGAAGCCCACGACATTGATATCAAGCTCTAGCAACGATTCAGATCGGAAGATTGTGGCGGAAACATGTGAATACGTCATAGACACTTAGGCAGGAGTTACGTTACTATCCTTGTAGGATAGCATGGAATCTTGAGCTCAGTGCTTGAGGTTTCGCTTTATCTGTTATACTGCTTATCTAAGTTACCCGTCCCCCCCGTATTTTACGTGTTCGTAAAGTTTGATCCCCTCGAATTTGATCAATATGAAACGTCTCACTTCTGCCCTGTTACTTACATTTTTAACGCTGAGTTCGGCTCACGCGAAGCTGGTCGCGCATTACGACTTTTCAGACGGAGACCTATTGGATAATGAGGTCGGACCGGCGTTCCAGTTGAAGAATGCGGGTGAGGTGCCCGTCACTCTGGGAGCAGCAGGTGCAGTGTTTACTTCTTCGACAAAGATAGACAGTCCCCAGAGCTACCTGATGGTTGATTCCAGTCGAGATTTAACACAATTTACTGTGTCTTTCTGGATGAGAACTGATGTGGTCGATCAAGGGGGCGCTTTTCCTGGAATTTTCTCTTCCAATACGCTCACGGATCTCGGCTCCTTTCAGTTCTTTAGCGCTGGGCAACCTGTGGTTGGAAACAAGAAAACGGAAGATGGATCGCTGTTGCTGATCGCTGGGCAAGCGAGGAAAAAGTTGTTCACTCCTACTGTTGCTGCGCACAACAGCAACACGTGGTATCACGTGGGACTTGTATCCGATGGGGGGCAACTGACGACTACCATTTCCTCTGTTGATGGAAGCTTTGGCGATCTGCTCGACGGCGCAGCGATTTCCTTAGCTGCTCAGCTCAAAAATTTCGCCTTTGGTGTGAACCGTGGATTGAATCATGGCTATGGCTTTGAGTTGGCGAATGTAAGGGTCTATGACTCAGTTAAGCCGCTGGAGCCTCTTTACAAAGCAGGCAAGAAAGGCAACTATGTGGATATTCCAGAACCAGCGAACGTTGCCATCGCATTTGGTTTTCTCAGCATTGCTTGTGCGATGTTGAGACGACGGTCGCGGTAAGAATCCGAATGGCGCTGACTTAAGCCACTTTTCTGTATCCTGTAACGTTGATTGTTTCGGATCTAATTGAATCGGATATTGGTAGCGTGAAGATTTAGCGAGCGTTCAGTGCCTCAGCACGAAAGCCAGCACGACGCACGCTCGCTAAAGCTTCACGCTACGAAATTTGAAAGAGACTAGTCAAAAGCAGCTGAAAGCACGCTTCTATGGTTGATCTAATTGAATCGAATTACCGATCTATAATACCCGTGCGGTGCCCCTTATCCACTGCTGCTGCCGCATTGACCACCTGTAGCTTCTCATAAATGTGGCGTATGTGATATTTGACGGTGGTGATGGTAATATTCAGCTGATCAGCAATTTCCTTTTTGACTAAGCCTGCACTGAGTAGTTGCAAGATCTCTAGTTCGCGTTCGGAGAGCGGTTTATCGAGCGTCTCTTTGGGCGATGCACCTTGAAGCAGATTCAATATATAGATTGCCACTTTGGGATCTAAAGACGCCCCGCCTTGCATGGCATTACGGATGCCATCCGTAATTTCTTGGGCCGTGGCGGATTTTAGCAAGTAGCCGACCGCACCGCTGCGAATCGCGGCGACGACATCGGCCTCCTTTTCGGATTGGGTGAGGATGATGATTTTACTGTTTGGTGAATAGTCTTGGATCCAACGTATCGCATCGAGCCCCGAGATGCCCGGGAGGTTTAGATCCAGCAAAATCACGTCAGGGCATGTCTGTGTGGAGCTCTTTTCCAGCACTCGTAGTGCCGCTTCGGCGGTTCCGAACTGGCTGATGAGCTCGATGCCTTCGATGCGCTTAAAATAGAGGGTGATGATTTCTCGGAAACCGGGGTGGTCTTCCACCAGTGATACACGTATGTTCGAGGTTATTTCAGTAGATTCCATTTGCGCAGGGGGAGGATGAGGGTGATGTGAGTGCCTGTCTCAGTGTTTGCCACGGTTAAGTGTGCGCCGATGAGCTTTGCACGGCGGGCGAGTGAGGCGGGTGGATTCTGTAATGAGTCCGGTAGGCTATGACCGTTGTCAGTAACGATGATCTGGATACTTTTTCGGTTGGCGATGACTTGTGTGGTGACGCGTGTTGCACCCGAATGGCGAACGATGTTGGTCAGGCATTCTTTATAGAATAGAAAGAGGTCGACCTGCTTTCGTGGCTTGAGGTGTTGTAGCATGGCTTCGCCTTCAAAAGTAATTGTATGGCTTTGGTCCGTTAGGATTCGACTGGAGATGTCACGCATGTCATCGACCAGTTGCAGGTGCAGGTCTTTCGATTCCAAGGCGCCGAGGCTTTTGCGCACCGCCTGAATGCTCCGCTCCGTGAAGTCTGAAGAGCGATCCAGTAGCTCCAGCAGTTCACTGCGTGAATCGACACTTTCTTTGGCCAGATCACCGAAGAGACGGATGGTGTGCAAATTGGCTCCGAGTTCGTCATGGAGATCTGCCGCCATGCGTTCTTTCAGTTCGGCCAGCTGTCGCTGTCGCGCGTTGCGTTGGATCAGTATGATCAGGCCGATCGCAGCCGCGAGTAATGCTGCTAACCCACTCACCATTCGGAGTTGCGACTTCTGGCGGGCGTAGCGTTGGGCCAGCGCTTGTTCTATCAAAGGCTTGAGCGTCTCTAAGTCATGCCGACGAGCCAGCTCTTCCATCCAAGTTCGGATCGGCAGTATCTGACCATATAGATTATTGCCATCCGTCAATGAGCTGATTAACCGAGCGCTGCTAGGTGGGATTTGTGTCCCCTCTGCTTGGAAAGCTTTACCGAATGCTACATTGTGCCCGCCCGAGAATAACGCTACTTCAGCATAGCCGATCCTGAATTTATCCGGACTGAATTCGGTTTTACGGTCTGCTCCCAGCGATACGATCCGGACATACCGGCAGGTCGTTTCAGGGACATTCCACATCAGAATCGGCCCAGTGTTGTTGATGCTCTCTCGCTGGTAATCCAGTATCGTGACTGCGTCGGAAAAATTAGGCTGCATGGCACCTTCAACCCGAAGGTGTGGTGGAATACCCAAATCGCCAGCATAGACCTGTGGCACGGTGTCGCTTTGATCGACGGCGTGTAAATGAATTTGATTAATGGGATAGGGGCGCTCCAGATCGAGCGTCAACGTGGGGCGCTGCCCAATCGAGCTGACGTAGGCCAAGCTCTGACTCCCGAGTGCGGAGTCCATTAAGTAGGGGACAAAGCCGTCGACCAGAAATCGCTCATCCCAGGCACCGGCACTGTCAGTCATATTGCTTGAAGTGTGAACGGTTTGATGCAGCGCGACATTCTTTGTGCCACTGAAGATGAGCACTTCGGAGAATTGCAGTGTGTATTTAGGTTCTGGATAGTGTTTCCAGCGAGAGTGTTTGAAGCTCTCGATCCGTAGCCACGAGGCGGTGGTGTCGTCGGTTGCGACGATAACAGGAGCGATCCGCGGCAGAAGGCCATCGGCCTCGCTGTATTTGGCGATCACCTTGCCTGTCTTGTCTGCTTCGGTGCCTGCCCGGATCTGAAACTCCAAGGGGAAGCCATCGGCTTGAAAGCCTGCTTCGGTGTCGCGCCAAATCGTGGGCACCAGCACCACTTGATCAATGGGATACTCCGCATTTAGCTGAATCTCCACCCATTCCGGGTGATCGTCCGCTACTTGCTGCATCGAGCGGTAGCCGACGTTACCGATCCCGCTACGCAGGCTGAGATGGGCCAAGCCTTTGAGCTCGGAATTTATGTCATTCAGCTGCTGTTCGAGCTGACTAATGGAGCGCGTTTTTAAATCGATCTGTGGCTCCTGCGCTTGAGTCGCACAGCAAAGCCCTGTGCAAAAGGTGATGAGCGCGAGTTGAAGCCGATACGGAAACATGATTTTTTCAGATTGAAGCGAGATCGTATCCGCGTCCAGAGGAATGGGGCTCGGCTCTACCGTCCGAACGGACGGTATGCAAGATGCAGGAATTATGGTGTAATAAGACGTGTTGCTAACTCCCACCCCTCTGAAGACTAAAAATATACACTTATGAAAATGACATCGATCATCAAAACATCCTCTCTGGCACTCGCTTGCACAGTGGCGCTCGCATCTGTCTCCCACGCAGCTACGATTACTTGGACGAATGACGCCAATAATGAAAGCGGTTGGGCCGCCGGCGACAACTGGACAGGAACACCCGACAACACGGTTCCCACCAGCGGTTCAGACTCTGCGGTGGTGAACAATATTCCTACTGCAGGAAGCGGCAATGTGTGGGTGGCCTTCAATTCCGATTTCACGATTGGCAATGGTCAATCCTTGACGGTCGCAACGGATTCGGGGGTTAATTTCCGCGGAAGCGGAGCCACGTTGACACTAGCGACCGGCGGCACGCTGGATCTGACTACAGGCACAGCCGATGGAAATCTAGGTAATTCATTTGGTGGCGGGCTTTTTGTGGTGGTCAATTCCGGTGCTACCGCGAAGGTGACTAATCTGGACATTAATCGTAATTTGACTGGCGCGGGTGACAATGAAATAGCGACCTTCAACGCTTCCGCTGCGGGTGCCGTGACGCTGTTCGAAGTCACTAATACGCTGTCGATCGCCAACGCCACTTTGAATCTCGATCTGACTGCGCTGACCGCTGGAACTGAGCTCGGAACCTATGAGCTATTTGACTACGGCACCATTGCTGGCACATTCGCCAGCGTGAACGTGACCGGCTTGGAAGCGGGGCAGTCTTTCACTACGGACTACGCATACGATATTGGTGGAGGCGATTTGGGATTGGCGATCACTGTCATCCCCGAGCCTGGCACCTACGCGCTGCTCGCGGGTCTCACTGGCTTGGCATTTGTGATGCTTCGTCGTCGCCAAGCTTAAGGATATCTACGGCTCGACCACTCCTTTCTATATTAGGGTTAAACATCACCTGTAGGGTCGGTGACTTTTAGAATCCGGCATACTTGCCAAAAGTGTGTCGGATTTTTTGTTGATCGTCATTCATCGAGGCAGGCTGGACCGATTTATATAACATTTATGAAAGCTAAATATATCACGCTACTTTTTCTAGGCCTGTCGGGCAGTCTTGCCTGTGCAGAGCACATTGAACCACCTTTGGTGAGCGCAGTCGAACCAACTTGGGAGTCCTTAGCAGAGGGATATCAAGTGCCGGACTGGTTTGTCGATGGCAAGCTCGGTGTCTGGTTTCACTGGGGCATTCCCTCCTCGATCAAGGATGGCCGCCCGCATGACGGCTCTCACTACGGCGCCTGGATGTATGGCACCGAGGGGCAGTTGAGTGCGTCGAAGCATCCCGAAGCCGTGCAGCGTCTTACCGATTGGCACGACAAGACCTACGGCCCTCATGCAGAGTTTGGTTACGAAGACCTTATTCCAATGTTCAAGGCAGAGGAGTGGGATCCCGATGCACTGGTGCAAGAGGTCAAGGATGTCGGTGCACGTTTCATCATGCCGGTTGCGACGCACCATGATAACTTCGACATGTATGATTCCTCCCATCCATGGAACTCGTTCGATATGGGGCCGAAGCGCGACACGCTCAAGGAGTGGAAAGCCGCTGCGCAAAAGCATGGCCTGAAATTTGGGGTATCGACGCACCTCTACTGGTCGCCGCGCTTTTTCAGTTCTGCGCGCCAATATCAGAAGCCGGGCACGCTGGCATGGCAGTTGTTCAATATGGATTACTCGGTCAAGCACTACAATTCGGACGATGCCTGGAACGAGCATTGGTATGCGCGCTGCTGGGAAATTATTGAGAAGTATGATCCCGATATGTTTAACAACGATTCGCCGTATCCGGATCTTAAATCGGGAAACGGCTTGGGGCTGAAGCTGTTTACGGATTATGTGAATAAGGATTTACAGGAGAATCACGGCAAACAGGACGTTGTGCTCTCATTTAAGGATTCGAAAAAGAACAAGCAGGCCTTCACCTACAACATGGAGCGCGGTAGTGCGGCACAAATCGAGCCAGAGCCCTGGATGTGGGCGACGGATCTTTCCGGCACTTGGTTTTATCGTGATGGTGCGACCAATCGCATGAAAATCCCAACCATGGTTGGGAATGCCGTCGATTCCATCAGCAAGAATGGCGTGGTCATGCTCAATATCGCTCTGACGGGCGAAGGCACCATACCCGAATATCAAATGAATTATTTGAACGCCTTCCGCGACCTGATGAAGGTGAATGGCGAAGGTATCTATGGCAGTCGGCCATGGAAAGTCTTTGGCGAAGGCCCCGTGGTGATCGACGGCGGACGCGGTAACGAAAACCACACGCCCTACAGCCAAGAAGACATTCGCTTCACCCATCGTCAGGACACAGGAAAGGCAACGAAAGAGGGCACGCTCTATGCCTTCGTGCTCGCTACGCCGACTGAAGATATCCTGATTAAAACGCTGGCGACTGGTGGCATTTACGAGGCCTCAATCAAATCAATCACCATGCTGGGAAGTAACGAGCGTATTCAATGGAACCGCTCGGGCGAGGGCTTAAAAATCAAATTGCCACAAAAGCTGCCCGATTCACTAGTCACCGGATTTTGCATTACTGCTAAATAGACACGCAGGCGACTCGGCCACCACCACGCCCCTGTATTTGCCCCGCAATGATCGCGTATACGCAAGATTGCTGAAAAATTGCAGTGTGATAGTATCTGGTAATCCTAAGAAGCGTTAGAATGCGGGGGGGTAGGAGCTGATCATCAGCGGTTTATGAACCATCCACCATTCGCCAAATGGCTTCGGCCTTCGGTTGCATCCAAGGGCGAAGCTATTTGACGACAGCCAATGACGTCATAAAACATTGATGTTTAGCTCCTAACTACTCTTTTAAATATAATGATGAAAAAACTGCTGTTCCTCGCTTCATTGGTCCTGTCG
The window above is part of the Lentimonas sp. CC4 genome. Proteins encoded here:
- a CDS encoding alpha-L-fucosidase, with protein sequence MKAKYITLLFLGLSGSLACAEHIEPPLVSAVEPTWESLAEGYQVPDWFVDGKLGVWFHWGIPSSIKDGRPHDGSHYGAWMYGTEGQLSASKHPEAVQRLTDWHDKTYGPHAEFGYEDLIPMFKAEEWDPDALVQEVKDVGARFIMPVATHHDNFDMYDSSHPWNSFDMGPKRDTLKEWKAAAQKHGLKFGVSTHLYWSPRFFSSARQYQKPGTLAWQLFNMDYSVKHYNSDDAWNEHWYARCWEIIEKYDPDMFNNDSPYPDLKSGNGLGLKLFTDYVNKDLQENHGKQDVVLSFKDSKKNKQAFTYNMERGSAAQIEPEPWMWATDLSGTWFYRDGATNRMKIPTMVGNAVDSISKNGVVMLNIALTGEGTIPEYQMNYLNAFRDLMKVNGEGIYGSRPWKVFGEGPVVIDGGRGNENHTPYSQEDIRFTHRQDTGKATKEGTLYAFVLATPTEDILIKTLATGGIYEASIKSITMLGSNERIQWNRSGEGLKIKLPQKLPDSLVTGFCITAK